In Streptomyces sp. NBC_01717, one DNA window encodes the following:
- a CDS encoding pyridoxamine 5'-phosphate oxidase family protein: MSGHQPIAELHPGYSDKDATARPWSEAVAVLTRAEVFWLSTVRPDGRPHVTPLIGLWSDDALHFCTGPAERKARNLATNPEVVVTTGTSTLHQGFDVVVEGRADRVTDEARLTRLAELWEAKYGADWHFEVRAGAFANAAGGRAEVFEVVPRTVFGFGKGEPYSQTRWRLG; encoded by the coding sequence GTGTCCGGACACCAGCCCATCGCCGAGCTGCACCCCGGCTACAGCGACAAGGACGCGACGGCCCGACCGTGGTCGGAGGCGGTTGCCGTGCTGACGCGGGCGGAGGTGTTCTGGCTGTCCACGGTCCGCCCGGACGGCCGCCCGCATGTCACGCCGCTGATCGGGCTCTGGTCGGACGACGCCCTGCACTTCTGCACGGGCCCGGCCGAGCGCAAGGCACGGAATCTGGCGACGAACCCGGAAGTCGTGGTGACGACCGGCACCAGCACGCTGCACCAGGGCTTCGACGTGGTGGTCGAGGGCCGGGCGGACCGGGTGACGGACGAGGCGCGGCTGACCCGGCTGGCCGAACTCTGGGAGGCGAAGTACGGCGCGGACTGGCACTTCGAGGTCCGCGCGGGCGCGTTCGCCAACGCTGCGGGGGGCCGCGCGGAGGTGTTCGAGGTGGTCCCGCGCACGGTCTTCGGCTTCGGCAAGGGCGAACCGTACAGCCAGACGCGCTGGCGCCTCGGCTGA
- a CDS encoding putative protein N(5)-glutamine methyltransferase, with product MSLSSAPLPHSVIVTRLRAAGCVFAEDEAELILSTAGDPAELAAMVDRRAAGLPLEHVLGWAEFHGLRIAVDPGVFVPRRRTEFLVDQAVGLNRPADGPAVVVDLCCGSGALGAALAAALDRVELHSSDVEPAAVRCARRNVAGAGEVYEGDLFEPLPASLRGRVGILLANVPYVPSEDVELLPAEARVHEPRVALDGGGDGLDVLRRVTAEAPQWLAPGGHLLVETSERQAARAEEAVARSGLMARVVTSDELYATVVIGTRPGTGDGR from the coding sequence ATGTCGCTTTCCTCAGCACCGCTCCCTCACTCCGTCATCGTCACCAGACTTCGCGCCGCCGGCTGTGTATTCGCCGAGGACGAGGCGGAGTTGATCCTCTCCACGGCCGGGGACCCGGCCGAACTCGCCGCCATGGTGGACCGTCGGGCAGCCGGACTGCCCCTCGAACACGTCCTCGGCTGGGCCGAGTTCCACGGTCTGCGGATCGCGGTGGACCCCGGTGTCTTCGTCCCCCGGCGCCGTACCGAATTCCTCGTCGACCAGGCCGTCGGCCTCAACCGTCCTGCGGACGGACCCGCCGTCGTCGTCGATCTGTGCTGCGGTTCAGGTGCGCTGGGCGCCGCGCTCGCCGCCGCCCTGGACCGGGTCGAGCTGCACTCCAGCGATGTCGAACCCGCCGCGGTGCGGTGCGCGCGCCGCAATGTCGCCGGTGCGGGTGAGGTGTACGAGGGCGACCTCTTCGAACCGCTGCCCGCCTCGCTGCGCGGCCGGGTCGGGATTCTGCTCGCCAATGTGCCGTACGTCCCCAGCGAAGACGTCGAACTCCTGCCCGCGGAGGCCCGGGTGCATGAACCGAGGGTGGCGCTCGACGGTGGAGGCGACGGGCTCGATGTGCTGCGCAGAGTGACCGCCGAAGCTCCTCAGTGGCTGGCGCCGGGCGGACATCTGCTGGTCGAGACGAGCGAACGGCAGGCGGCACGGGCCGAGGAGGCCGTCGCCCGGAGCGGGCTGATGGCGCGGGTGGTCACTTCCGACGAGCTGTACGCGACCGTCGTCATCGGCACCAGGCCGGGTACCGGGGACGGCAGGTAG
- a CDS encoding phosphatase PAP2 family protein: MGEVSVQSQEGRPAATPSPIADEAAPGTQRDDRPAWLRSLRSPRRPRIYFEVLLIAVSYWVYSLVRNAVPEQKAAALSNADWLWSLEKYLGIAVEQSVNHAVNSVTWLIVSMNYYYATLHFVVTIGVLMWLFRRHPGRYAAARLVLFATTGVALLGYYLYPLAPPRLMNGGHFIDTVLVHHTWGSMASGNFKNMSNQYAAMPSMHIGWSLWCGLTIYALASAPWARIAGLLYPATTLIVIVSTANHFWLDAVGGMTCLAFGYAVSFAWYGSLPHHLQKRVTRPAGARLSALGPGAPIRVGQPAAEAPARR, encoded by the coding sequence ATGGGTGAAGTGAGCGTGCAGTCACAGGAAGGCCGACCGGCGGCCACCCCGTCACCCATCGCGGACGAGGCGGCTCCCGGCACGCAGCGGGACGACAGGCCGGCATGGTTGCGTTCGCTGCGGTCCCCCCGTCGGCCGCGCATCTATTTCGAGGTCCTGCTGATCGCGGTGAGTTACTGGGTCTACTCACTGGTGCGCAACGCCGTCCCCGAGCAGAAGGCCGCGGCACTCAGCAACGCCGACTGGCTCTGGTCGCTGGAGAAGTACCTGGGCATCGCCGTCGAGCAGTCGGTCAACCACGCGGTGAACTCCGTGACATGGCTGATCGTCTCGATGAACTACTACTACGCGACACTGCACTTCGTCGTCACCATCGGTGTGCTGATGTGGCTGTTCCGTCGCCATCCCGGCCGTTACGCGGCGGCGCGCCTGGTGCTGTTCGCGACCACGGGCGTCGCGCTGCTCGGGTACTACCTGTATCCGCTGGCGCCACCGCGCCTGATGAACGGCGGCCACTTCATCGACACCGTGCTGGTGCACCACACCTGGGGTTCGATGGCCTCGGGCAACTTCAAGAACATGTCGAACCAGTACGCGGCGATGCCGTCGATGCATATCGGCTGGTCGCTTTGGTGCGGCCTGACCATCTACGCGCTGGCGTCGGCGCCCTGGGCACGCATCGCGGGCCTGCTGTACCCGGCGACCACACTGATCGTGATCGTGTCGACCGCCAACCACTTCTGGCTCGACGCGGTGGGCGGCATGACCTGCCTTGCGTTCGGCTACGCGGTGTCGTTCGCCTGGTACGGATCGCTGCCGCACCACCTTCAGAAGCGGGTCACGCGCCCTGCCGGGGCCAGACTCTCGGCGCTCGGCCCGGGCGCGCCGATCAGGGTCGGGCAGCCGGCCGCGGAGGCACCAGCGCGCCGGTAA
- a CDS encoding extracellular solute-binding protein: MRRGITATALVAALALAATACGSDDKSDGSSKSSGELSGTVTWWDTSTVGSEDKVFKKIAEDFEKQHPKVDVKYVNVPFGEAQNKFKNAAQSGSGAPDVIRSEVAWTPEFADLGYLAPLDGTPALQKADDFLKQAAASTKYNGKTYAVPQVIDSMGIFYNKKIFKEAGVEVPTTVDQLKTVSKKIKEKTGKTGLYLRGDDAYWFLSFLYGEGGDLVDASTKSVTVDNPEGVKAMKVVKDLVDSGAAKTDATDGWENMQSSFKDGKVAMIINGPWAVADTYAGTEFKDKANLGVAPVPAGSAAQGAPQGGHNLAVYAGSKNLDASYAFVDYMTSTKTQAQVTKELNLLPTRTSAYSEEAVVDNEIVGFFKPVVETAVERPWIPETGSLFAPLVTEYTKVLTGQTTPEKAAKATGDSYRKLLKGWK, from the coding sequence ATGCGACGTGGCATAACGGCCACCGCCCTGGTCGCGGCCCTGGCGCTTGCGGCGACCGCCTGCGGCAGCGATGACAAGTCCGACGGCTCGAGCAAGAGCTCCGGCGAGCTCTCCGGGACCGTTACCTGGTGGGACACCTCCACCGTGGGCAGCGAGGACAAGGTCTTCAAGAAGATTGCCGAAGACTTCGAGAAGCAGCACCCGAAGGTCGACGTCAAGTACGTCAACGTGCCCTTCGGTGAGGCGCAGAACAAGTTCAAGAACGCTGCCCAGTCCGGCTCCGGCGCTCCCGACGTGATCCGCTCCGAGGTCGCCTGGACCCCCGAGTTCGCGGACCTCGGCTACCTCGCCCCGCTGGACGGCACCCCCGCCCTGCAGAAGGCGGACGACTTCCTCAAGCAGGCCGCCGCCTCCACCAAGTACAACGGCAAGACGTACGCGGTGCCGCAGGTCATCGACTCCATGGGCATCTTCTACAACAAGAAGATCTTCAAGGAGGCCGGCGTCGAGGTTCCCACCACCGTCGACCAGCTGAAGACCGTCTCCAAGAAGATCAAGGAAAAGACCGGCAAGACCGGCCTGTACCTGCGCGGCGACGACGCGTACTGGTTCCTGTCCTTCCTGTACGGCGAGGGCGGCGACCTCGTCGACGCGTCCACCAAGTCCGTCACCGTCGACAACCCCGAGGGCGTCAAGGCGATGAAGGTCGTCAAGGACCTCGTCGACTCCGGTGCGGCCAAGACCGACGCGACGGACGGCTGGGAGAACATGCAGTCGTCCTTCAAGGACGGCAAGGTCGCCATGATCATCAACGGCCCGTGGGCCGTCGCCGACACCTACGCCGGCACGGAGTTCAAGGACAAGGCCAACCTGGGCGTCGCCCCGGTCCCGGCCGGCTCCGCCGCGCAGGGCGCCCCGCAGGGTGGTCACAACCTGGCCGTCTACGCGGGCTCCAAGAACCTCGACGCCTCCTACGCCTTCGTCGACTACATGACGTCCACGAAGACCCAGGCCCAGGTCACCAAGGAGCTGAACCTCCTGCCGACCCGTACCTCCGCCTACTCGGAGGAAGCCGTCGTCGACAACGAGATCGTCGGCTTCTTCAAGCCGGTCGTCGAGACCGCCGTCGAGCGCCCCTGGATCCCGGAGACCGGCAGCCTCTTCGCCCCGCTCGTCACCGAGTACACCAAGGTCCTGACCGGCCAGACCACGCCGGAGAAGGCCGCCAAGGCCACCGGTGACTCCTACCGCAAGCTCCTCAAGGGCTGGAAGTAG
- a CDS encoding bifunctional [glutamine synthetase] adenylyltransferase/[glutamine synthetase]-adenylyl-L-tyrosine phosphorylase, with translation MTTVPGRRSSTFTRLLRHGFTDPSAAERLLDLPALSTVRTDSVLLDALGATADPDLALRGLVRLVEAVDADERRVLLDTLITAKPLRDRLLGVLGASEALGDHLARHPRDWHALVTYEATDLHPGVAEFEHELAQAGDPDSLRVAYRRCLLAIAARDVCGTTDVAQTAAELADLATATLRAALAIARTAAPEDAAVCRLAVIAMGKCGGHELNYVSDVDVIFVAEPFDGAEESKAVQGATRLAAHMMRICSDTTVEGTIWPVDANLRPEGRNGPLVRTLSSHLAYYQRWAKTWEFQALLKARPVAGDPELGAEYVDAVSPLVWQAADRENFVGDVQKMRRRVVDNIPADRVDREIKLGPGGLRDVEFAVQLLQLVHGRSDASLHSGSTLEALRALAEGGYVGRVDAAQLDDAYRFLRAMEHRIQLYRLRRTHLVPEDEADLRRLGRSLGMRTDPLTELNQEWKRHASVVRRLHEKLFYRPLLDAVAQLAPGETRLSAKAAGHRLEALGYADPAAALRHLEALSSGVSRKAAIQRTLLPVLLGWFADSADPDAGLLGFRKVSDALGKTPWYLRLLRDEGAAAENLARVLSAGRLAPDLLLRAPEAVAILGDPQGLKPRSHAHLEQEVLAAVGRADGAESAVAVVRGVRRRELFRTTAADLIGSYGTEENPAEPDPGALVDRVGNAVTDLNAVTLAGALRAAVREQWGDTLPTRFAVIGMGRFGGHELGYGSDADVLFVHAPREGVDEQEAARAANTVVGEMRRLLQLPTADPPLMIDADLRPEGKSGPLVRTLKSYEAYYRRWSLVWESQALLRAEPMAGDADLGNEFIELIAPLRYPMEGLGEDAVREIRRLKARMESERMPRGADPTLHTKLGRGGLSDVEWTVQLMQMQHGWMEPGLRTTRTREALAAACAAGLIPGEDAQTLDEAWVLATRVRNAVMLVRGRPGDTFPSGPRELTAVGRYLGYEPGHVGDMLDDYRRITRRARAVVEERFYGA, from the coding sequence ATGACGACGGTGCCGGGGCGCAGAAGCAGTACGTTCACCAGACTGCTGCGGCACGGTTTCACCGACCCGTCCGCCGCCGAGCGGCTGCTGGACCTGCCGGCTCTGTCGACCGTTCGTACCGACTCGGTCCTGCTCGACGCGCTCGGGGCGACCGCCGACCCCGATCTGGCGCTGAGGGGGCTCGTCCGGCTGGTGGAGGCCGTGGACGCCGACGAGCGACGGGTCCTGCTGGACACCCTCATCACCGCCAAGCCGCTGCGGGACCGGTTGCTCGGGGTGCTCGGGGCGTCCGAGGCGCTCGGCGACCATCTGGCGCGCCACCCCCGCGACTGGCACGCGCTCGTCACGTACGAGGCCACCGATCTGCACCCCGGAGTGGCCGAGTTCGAGCACGAGCTCGCCCAGGCCGGCGATCCGGATTCGCTGCGCGTCGCCTACCGACGGTGCCTGCTGGCCATAGCGGCCCGCGATGTGTGCGGTACGACGGATGTCGCCCAGACCGCCGCCGAACTCGCCGACCTGGCGACCGCGACGCTGCGCGCGGCGCTCGCCATCGCCCGCACGGCCGCCCCCGAGGACGCCGCCGTGTGCCGCCTCGCGGTCATCGCGATGGGCAAGTGCGGCGGCCACGAACTGAACTACGTCTCCGACGTCGACGTGATCTTCGTGGCGGAACCGTTCGACGGCGCCGAGGAGAGCAAGGCCGTGCAGGGCGCCACCCGACTGGCGGCGCACATGATGCGGATCTGTTCGGACACGACCGTCGAGGGCACCATCTGGCCGGTCGACGCCAACCTGCGCCCGGAGGGCCGCAACGGGCCGCTCGTACGGACACTGTCCTCCCATCTCGCGTACTACCAGCGCTGGGCCAAGACGTGGGAGTTCCAGGCGCTGCTCAAGGCCCGGCCGGTGGCCGGCGACCCCGAGCTGGGCGCGGAGTACGTCGACGCCGTCTCGCCGCTGGTGTGGCAGGCCGCGGACCGGGAGAACTTCGTCGGTGACGTACAGAAGATGCGCCGCCGCGTCGTCGACAACATCCCCGCCGACCGTGTCGACCGGGAGATCAAGCTGGGACCGGGTGGACTGCGGGACGTCGAGTTCGCCGTGCAGCTGCTCCAGCTCGTGCACGGCCGCAGCGACGCCTCCCTGCACAGCGGCTCGACCCTGGAGGCCCTGCGGGCGCTCGCCGAGGGCGGATACGTCGGGCGGGTGGACGCCGCGCAGCTCGACGACGCGTACCGATTCCTGCGCGCCATGGAGCACCGCATCCAGCTGTACCGGCTGCGCCGCACCCACCTCGTCCCCGAGGACGAGGCGGATCTGCGCCGGCTCGGGCGCTCCCTCGGGATGCGTACGGACCCCCTCACCGAGCTCAACCAGGAGTGGAAGCGGCACGCGTCCGTGGTGCGACGGCTGCACGAGAAGCTGTTCTACCGGCCGCTGCTGGACGCCGTCGCCCAGCTCGCGCCCGGCGAGACCCGGCTCAGCGCGAAGGCTGCCGGGCACCGGCTCGAAGCCCTCGGGTACGCCGATCCGGCCGCCGCGCTCCGGCACCTGGAGGCGCTGTCCTCCGGGGTTTCCCGCAAGGCCGCCATCCAGCGCACCCTGCTGCCGGTGCTGCTCGGCTGGTTCGCGGACTCCGCCGACCCGGACGCCGGGCTGCTCGGCTTCCGCAAGGTGTCCGACGCGCTCGGCAAGACTCCCTGGTACCTGCGGCTGCTGCGCGACGAGGGCGCGGCCGCGGAGAATCTCGCCCGCGTCCTGTCGGCCGGCCGGCTCGCCCCCGATCTGCTGCTGCGGGCCCCCGAGGCGGTGGCGATCCTCGGCGACCCGCAGGGGCTGAAGCCGCGCAGCCACGCCCATCTGGAGCAGGAGGTGCTCGCCGCGGTGGGGCGGGCGGACGGCGCCGAGTCCGCGGTCGCGGTGGTCCGCGGGGTGCGGCGACGCGAACTGTTCCGTACGACCGCCGCGGACCTCATCGGCTCGTACGGCACGGAGGAGAACCCCGCCGAACCCGACCCCGGCGCACTCGTCGACCGGGTCGGCAACGCGGTCACCGACCTGAACGCCGTCACGCTCGCGGGTGCGCTGCGTGCCGCCGTACGCGAACAGTGGGGCGACACCCTCCCGACCCGGTTCGCGGTCATCGGCATGGGCCGGTTCGGCGGCCACGAGCTCGGTTACGGCTCCGACGCCGACGTCCTGTTCGTGCACGCGCCGCGCGAGGGCGTCGACGAACAGGAGGCCGCCCGGGCCGCCAACACCGTCGTCGGCGAGATGCGCAGGCTGCTGCAGCTGCCCACCGCCGATCCGCCGCTGATGATCGACGCGGATCTGCGGCCGGAGGGCAAGAGCGGCCCGCTGGTACGGACGCTGAAGTCGTACGAGGCGTACTACCGGCGGTGGTCGCTGGTCTGGGAGAGCCAGGCCCTGCTGCGCGCCGAACCGATGGCGGGCGACGCGGACCTCGGCAACGAATTCATCGAGCTGATCGCCCCGCTGCGCTACCCGATGGAAGGGCTGGGGGAGGACGCGGTCCGCGAAATCCGCCGCCTCAAGGCCCGGATGGAGTCCGAACGGATGCCGCGCGGCGCCGACCCGACGCTCCACACGAAACTGGGGCGTGGCGGGCTGAGCGACGTCGAGTGGACGGTCCAGCTGATGCAGATGCAGCACGGCTGGATGGAACCGGGCCTGCGCACGACCCGCACCCGCGAGGCGCTGGCAGCCGCGTGTGCGGCCGGACTGATCCCGGGTGAGGACGCGCAGACCCTGGACGAGGCCTGGGTGCTGGCGACCCGGGTCCGCAACGCGGTGATGCTGGTTCGCGGCCGTCCCGGGGACACCTTCCCGTCCGGCCCGCGCGAGCTGACGGCCGTGGGGCGCTATCTCGGATACGAACCGGGTCATGTCGGTGACATGCTCGACGACTACCGGCGGATCACCCGGCGGGCGCGGGCGGTGGTGGAGGAGCGGTTCTACGGGGCGTGA
- a CDS encoding sugar ABC transporter permease: protein MTTAPAPAPTARRVAPAARHSARKVRLRGERSPLASVGLHLTLIVASVIAVFPVLWVLLTSLKPATYATTTDFFKDTTFENYTDLIKDTEFLTWFGNSLIIAGLTTVLGVFVSATTGYAVSRFRFPGKRGLMWTLLITQMFPVAVLIVPIYNIMSSLGLLNQPAGLVITYLTIAVPFCAWMMKGFFDTIPREIDESGQVDGLTPFGTFWRLILPLAKPGLAVTAFYSFITAWGEVAYASAFMVGDENLTLAGGLQKFVNQYGAQWGPMTAASVLIAIPAALVFLFAQRHLVTGMSAGAVKG from the coding sequence GTGACCACCGCACCCGCACCCGCACCCACCGCACGCCGCGTCGCCCCCGCCGCGCGCCACTCGGCCCGCAAGGTCCGGCTGCGCGGAGAGCGCTCGCCGCTCGCCTCCGTCGGACTGCACCTCACGCTGATCGTGGCGTCCGTGATCGCCGTGTTCCCCGTGCTGTGGGTCCTGCTGACCTCGCTGAAGCCCGCCACGTACGCGACGACGACGGACTTCTTCAAGGACACGACCTTCGAGAACTACACCGACCTGATCAAGGACACCGAGTTCCTGACCTGGTTCGGCAACTCGTTGATCATCGCCGGGCTCACCACCGTCCTCGGCGTCTTCGTCTCCGCCACCACCGGCTACGCCGTCAGCCGGTTCCGGTTCCCCGGCAAGCGCGGGCTGATGTGGACGCTGCTGATCACCCAGATGTTCCCGGTCGCCGTCCTCATCGTGCCGATCTACAACATCATGTCGAGCCTGGGCCTGCTCAACCAGCCCGCCGGCCTCGTCATCACGTACCTCACCATCGCGGTGCCGTTCTGCGCCTGGATGATGAAGGGCTTCTTCGACACCATCCCGCGCGAGATCGACGAGTCCGGGCAGGTCGACGGCCTCACCCCGTTCGGCACGTTCTGGCGGCTGATCCTGCCGCTCGCCAAGCCCGGCCTCGCCGTCACCGCGTTCTACTCCTTCATCACCGCCTGGGGCGAGGTCGCGTACGCCTCCGCCTTCATGGTCGGCGACGAGAACCTCACGCTCGCGGGCGGGCTGCAGAAGTTCGTCAACCAGTACGGAGCCCAGTGGGGGCCGATGACCGCCGCGTCCGTGCTCATCGCGATACCCGCGGCCCTGGTCTTCCTCTTCGCCCAGCGACACCTGGTGACCGGCATGTCCGCCGGGGCCGTCAAGGGCTGA
- a CDS encoding carbohydrate ABC transporter permease, whose amino-acid sequence MAVHTSQSVATAAGDNVARGRSRGTGTPPPSRFRRTLSTHWYAWTMVAPVVVVIGVIIGYPLVRGIYLSLTDANERNVERSIGVNHMPATYKFVGLDNYADALTGNQFLGTLGWTLVWTVSCVSVTFVLGMALANILNRRIAGRSAYRMALILPWAIPGFVSVFAWRFLYNEDRGLLNKILSGAGIDGIPWLNDPTWAKFSVIAVNVWLGVPFMMVALLGGLQSIPSEQYEAAEMDGATAWQRFRHITLPGLRPVSTTVILLSTIWTFNMFPVIFLLTRGGPGEATQILVTQAYKFSFEISPRDFAQSSTWGVLILVLLMLFAAVYRRVLRTQGDNW is encoded by the coding sequence ATGGCTGTCCACACCAGCCAGTCGGTGGCGACGGCCGCGGGCGACAATGTCGCCCGCGGCCGGAGCCGCGGTACTGGTACCCCACCACCGAGCAGGTTCCGGCGGACTCTGTCGACCCACTGGTACGCCTGGACGATGGTCGCCCCGGTGGTCGTCGTGATCGGCGTGATCATCGGCTACCCGCTGGTCCGCGGCATCTACCTGTCGCTGACCGACGCCAATGAGCGCAACGTCGAACGGTCCATCGGCGTCAACCACATGCCCGCGACGTACAAGTTCGTCGGCCTGGACAACTACGCCGACGCGCTCACGGGCAACCAGTTCCTCGGCACGCTCGGGTGGACCCTGGTGTGGACGGTCTCCTGCGTGAGCGTCACGTTCGTCCTCGGCATGGCCCTGGCGAACATCCTCAACCGCCGGATCGCCGGCCGCTCCGCCTACCGGATGGCGCTGATCCTGCCCTGGGCCATCCCCGGCTTCGTCTCCGTCTTCGCCTGGCGCTTCCTCTACAACGAGGACCGCGGGCTGCTCAACAAGATCCTCTCCGGTGCCGGCATCGACGGCATTCCGTGGCTCAACGACCCCACCTGGGCGAAGTTCTCCGTCATCGCCGTCAATGTGTGGCTCGGCGTGCCGTTCATGATGGTCGCCCTGCTCGGCGGTCTGCAGTCCATCCCCAGCGAGCAGTACGAGGCCGCCGAGATGGACGGTGCCACCGCCTGGCAGCGGTTCCGCCACATCACCCTGCCGGGGCTCCGGCCGGTCTCCACCACCGTGATCCTGCTGTCGACCATCTGGACGTTCAACATGTTCCCGGTGATCTTCCTGCTGACCCGCGGCGGACCGGGCGAGGCCACTCAGATCCTGGTCACCCAGGCGTACAAGTTCTCCTTCGAGATCAGCCCGCGCGACTTCGCGCAGTCCTCCACCTGGGGCGTGCTGATCCTCGTCCTCCTGATGCTCTTCGCCGCGGTCTACCGGCGAGTCCTCCGCACGCAGGGAGATAACTGGTGA
- a CDS encoding LacI family DNA-binding transcriptional regulator — protein MTARLADIATQAGVSEATVSRVLNGKPGVAAATRESVLAALDVLGYERPVRLRRRSAGLVGLITPELENPIFPALAQVIGQALTRQGYTPVLATQTPGGSTEDELTEMLVDRGVSGIIFVSGLHADTSADMQRYEQLRAQGVPFVLVNGFSPKVQAPFISPDDRAAMRLAVTHLVSLGHQRIGLAVGPKRFVPVLRKIEGFRSTVQEQLNLTSDEVEPLIQHSLFTLEGGQAAASALIERGCTAVVCASDMMALGAIRAARRLSMEVPRDLSVVGYDDSPLIAFTDPPLTTIRQPVTAMGQAAVRTLLEEIGGTPAPHSEFVFMPELVVRGSTAAGPGPDPASASGTESGSHARL, from the coding sequence ATGACCGCACGGCTTGCCGATATCGCAACTCAGGCGGGGGTCAGCGAAGCTACGGTCAGCCGTGTACTGAACGGCAAGCCAGGTGTTGCTGCAGCCACCCGCGAATCAGTCCTCGCGGCGCTCGACGTCCTCGGCTACGAACGGCCGGTACGGCTGCGCAGGCGCAGTGCGGGACTGGTCGGTCTGATCACGCCCGAGCTGGAGAACCCCATCTTCCCGGCACTCGCCCAGGTCATCGGCCAGGCGCTGACGCGGCAGGGCTACACACCGGTGCTGGCGACGCAGACCCCCGGCGGTTCCACCGAGGACGAACTCACCGAGATGCTCGTCGACCGTGGCGTCTCCGGCATCATCTTCGTCTCCGGGCTGCACGCCGACACATCGGCCGATATGCAGCGGTATGAGCAACTGCGCGCCCAGGGTGTGCCCTTCGTGCTGGTCAACGGCTTCTCACCGAAGGTGCAGGCGCCCTTCATCTCGCCCGACGACCGGGCGGCGATGCGGCTCGCGGTGACTCATCTGGTCTCGCTCGGCCATCAGCGCATCGGCCTCGCGGTCGGCCCCAAGCGTTTCGTTCCGGTGCTCCGCAAGATCGAGGGGTTCCGCTCCACCGTGCAGGAGCAGTTGAACCTCACCTCGGACGAGGTGGAGCCGCTGATCCAGCACTCGCTGTTCACACTGGAGGGCGGCCAGGCTGCCGCCTCGGCGCTGATAGAGCGCGGGTGCACGGCGGTGGTGTGCGCGAGCGACATGATGGCGCTGGGTGCGATCCGGGCCGCGCGTCGGCTGTCGATGGAGGTGCCGCGCGACCTGTCGGTCGTCGGCTACGACGATTCGCCGCTCATAGCGTTCACCGATCCGCCGCTGACCACGATCCGTCAGCCGGTGACGGCGATGGGCCAGGCCGCCGTGCGCACCCTGCTCGAAGAGATCGGCGGCACACCGGCGCCGCACAGCGAGTTCGTCTTCATGCCGGAGTTGGTCGTCCGCGGTTCGACGGCCGCGGGGCCCGGCCCCGATCCGGCCTCTGCTTCCGGGACGGAATCAGGGTCGCACGCCCGCCTGTAA